Genomic window (Capsicum annuum cultivar UCD-10X-F1 chromosome 10, UCD10Xv1.1, whole genome shotgun sequence):
aatccgaatagagcataggatgccttctgttTCTTATCAAATACTTCCAtctgcttcttcaggtcacttttcttcttcagataatCCAGGTTCAGTTGAAATATCTTTTTCCCCCATGGATaattctcgaagaaactcaaagaatcgaccattcaaatcagttttgtgtcgacaaccttcgtcgaatcttttGCAAGCAACATAGTGTGCAAGAACCAAAGTAAACAACACTTAAACTTGTCGTCCTCGTTCAAATTATTCCCTCTGATCAAGTGTAACAAGTTGGCCAccataatgtttttatttttcatcacctTAAAGCAAAAATGCTCTCCCTTGTCTAACACctacatcattttttattcacaggggtatgatgagcagttcagccccgtgatcaaacaaaattCTTTCAAGCCAAAATAGACAGGCTTGTTGTTAATGCAGAACCACATCCCATGACGCATCTTATCCCTCTTGACGCATcgcaacaacaaataatggaccaactgcccattgaacttgagatgtttcGACAGGTTTCTTAGGTGTCCGAAACAGGACcacttgaatcttttcttcaactccTGGTCGACAAGAACTTGCTTAAATTCTTGATAAGCagccattcttgatctgaccGATATCTTCGTTGGGAAAGATCCGACCTCGTCCATTATAGTTCGAAGTTCATACCACTCCACGAAAATGAACCTTAACAAACTTACGGATAAGGGATCATTGTCCCCATCATCACTGTTTCTCCCACTTTCCTTGCTCTCTTCACTGTCACGACTAACACTACGCTCGGGAAGGACATCTTCATTAGACTCGGCGTAGTCGCTTACCTCCTTTAAATCCGGATCAGATTCGGATACTTTCTcgtcaattttatttctttttgagacattttcagCTGCCTCGGCTTTTGTTTTTCTACTGCTACCTGCTTTTCCTTtagtatggatgatttttttacccattttcaacacaatctacACCTGCAGAACAAATCTCCTATTTTCAGTTCATATACCATAAGTCTATCAATAGAAATAAGtcaatgctcaaatgaaaaaaaaataaaaaaaaaaagaaatacccTACCAAAATTTAACAtggagtatcaaaatcaaactagtgtacctaatcaaactaattagctattaatctttcaattttcactatttcagccatcatattttaaaagaatttcatacgtctaaaaatttatttcaatctagggcattctgATTTCATAGACCATGGGTCGATTTCATAGACCACTGGTCTACGAATAGAAACAGGCGACTGTTGGAATCAAactgccaaaataactcttcaaataatGATTATTCCACCATTCCACCATCAAACAGTCTACTCCAAACATCAATAACTgtgaaccaaaatccaacatgcaaTATTGAAACAcgacaattgctaaaaatcaaaccatTGCACCTAATcgaactaattagctattaatctttcaatttccaCTATTTAGGCaaccattttttaaaagaatttcatacgtctaaaaatttatttcaatctagggcattctaATTTTATAGACCACAGGTCGATTTCATAGACCATGGGTCTATAGATAGAAATAACTTACTGTTCGAATCAAactgccaaaataactcttcaaataacgattatcccaccattcaacacttctttgctaaaaaaaatgaaactaaaccaaaactccttaatcaacaaaattcgaaaaaaaaaaattctacatcACTACGAATTGATTAGCAAAGAAACATGTTTAGATGGATCTACAAATGATCGAAAcatgattttaactaaccttatgAAGCAAAAACGACCTCTTAGAGGTtgcagaagaagaaaaaacgaAAATGGTGTTTTGGGAGAACTATTCTTCAAGCGGGAGTTGGAGAAAATTTAAGaggagagagaatttttttttttttgatattggaAGAAGTTGATGGGTGTTAGTGTATTATGTTAAATTTGTAGATGGGTGTtagtgtattatattaaatttgtaaagttagAAAAATGATACAATGGTCCCTTGGCCCACATGTGGGCcaactttttcacctttttttacacttttttataacctaacccaaaaaaataattcaaaaagaagTTTAGTGTCCCTTTGGCTAAATAGTTTTGAGAATGGTAGTTTTTGCCATTTTTTTCCTAGAAACTAGGGTCTTGGGGttcttgagttcctcttggtccaaataagaatttggtgttgatattcattagtcttagggtcctttctcattgttagggttcttagattattgaatattgtatgtc
Coding sequences:
- the LOC107844112 gene encoding DNA ligase 1-like gives rise to the protein MGKKIIHTKGKAGSSRKTKAEAAENVSKRNKIDEKVSESDPDLKEVSDYAESNEDVLPERSVSRDSEESKESGRNSDDGDNDPLSVSLLRFIFVEWYELRTIMDEVGSFPTKISVRSRMAAYQEFKQVLVDQELKKRFKWSCFGHLRNLSKHLKFNGQLVHYLLLRCVKRDKMRHGMWFCINNKPDHYKLVAALEEAMLDIAAYIREKRLKKKNRMSDNTRELKKKQQQLKKRERKKEKEAKEKEEAEKIGATADEEEEEEEKEEANKEEVDKDAAAEEEKEGQKEAIVEGEGKKEGEKEKQDGFMDIVDEINNTYADEEEIF